TTGCTTTTGTTTATTTTGAGATACTTAAGCGTCGTACTATGTTCGCCAGCGCGCTACCCCACCCTGCGGATAGCTGGGTTTGCCGGTGGGGCTGGCGGGGGGGGATTTGCAGGGGGGCGATGATCGGGTTTTGCAGGCTGGTGCGGATTATTTGCACCGTCTGGGCGGTGGTGTTTTGCAGATTTTGCCAGGGGTATATACGATGCGGAACGCGCTTTATTTGCATCCAAATTTGACTGTGCGCGGGGCGGGTAACGAGACGGTGTTGAAGAAGGCTGCGGGGGTTGTGACGCCTCTGGTGCGGGATTCCGATTGGTATGAGGCGCGAGTCGAGGTGGAGGATGCACATGGGTTTGGCGTGGGATGTGGGGTGATGTTGCGGTCTTATGGCAAGTCCGGTATGACGGTGGTGAAAGATACAGTGATGGCGATAGAGGGACGGGTGATTTCACTTAGTAAGCGCGTGTACAAGAATATGTGGCTGGATGAACGGGCTACGCTGGCGACGATTTTTCCCATTTTGACAGCGGAAGAAGGGGTTTGCGATGTAAATGTTGAGAATATAGTTCTGGATGGCAACAAAGAAAAGAATGAGGAGATCAATGGGAATTATTCGGGGGTGGTGTTTTTGCAGCGCTGCCACCGCTATACTTTTCGGAATGTGACGGCGCGCAATTACAATGGTGATGGGTTCAGTTTTCAGGTTTGCGATGATTTTGTTTTTGAAAATTGTGTGTCGAAGAACAATGCCAATCTGGGGTTTCATCCGGGTAGCGGATCGCAGCGACCGCGATTTCACAACTGTCGGTCAACGGGCAATAGTCAGGGTATTTTCTTTTGCTGGGGTGTGTCGGATGGCATTGCCGAGGATTGCGCGTGTTTGGACAATCGGGATTTTGGCATTTCAATTGGGCACAGAGATACGGATAACCGGATTGTCAATTGCGAGATTGCGGGTAATCACAAGGTGGGCATTTTGTTCCGGACGCCTTTATCCGAGTTTCGAGGGGCGCACAGGAATGCGATTCATGCGTGTGTGATCCGCGATAATGGTTTTGCCGAGAATGGATATGGAATTGAGATTCGCGGTACGACGTACGATGTGGAGATTCGAGATAATCGGATTGAGGATTCGGGAGGAGAGAAGCAGAAGGTGGGGATTGCGATCGAGCGCGAAGCGCGCGGAACGGTGATCGAGGGAAATACTTTTGTCAATATGCAATCGGATGTTGTGCAAGAGTGTGCGGCAGAGTAAGAGAATATGCAGCTTAAAGATAAAATAGCGATTGTCGTTGGGGCAGGGCAGTCGGCGGGCGAGACCATTGGCAATGGGCGGGCGACGGCTATTCGCTTTGCCAGGGCAGGCGCGCATGTGCTTCTGGTGGATAAGGATGTCGCGTCTGCGGAAGAGACTGCGCGGATGATTGCACAGGAGAAGGGGAGCGCGTCGGTGCTCGGCGCAGATATTACGATTGAAGATGATTGTCGGGCTATTGGTGAGACTTGTGTCCAGCGCTATCGGCGTATCGATATTTTGCACAATAATGTCGGTACGCTGAGGGGTGACGGTGGTTCTGTTGACTTGAGTGGTGAAGGCTGGCAGCGACTTATGGATATCAATCTCAAGGGGCTGTTTCTTACCTGTAAATATGTGCTTCCCATTATGCGTGCACAGAGAAGTGGTGTTATCGTCAATATTTCTTCTACGGCGGCTGTGTGTTTTCGCCCCAGGACGCTTGCGTACAAAATTGCCAAGGCGGGGATCAATGCACTTACGCAGAATCTCGCGCTTGAAAACGCGCCTTATGGCGTGCGCGTAAATGCAATTTTGCCCGGTTTGATGGATACGCCTATGGCGATTGAATCTCGCGTTCAAGATCAGGGTGTCAACCGGGATGCGCTTCGCAAAGAACGCGCTGAACAGGTGCCTCTTGAACAAAAGATGGGGTCGGCGTGGGATGTGGCTGCTGCTGCGGTGTTTCTCGCTTCAGAGGAGGCGAGGTACATTACAGGCGTTTTACTCCCGGTTGATGGGGGATTGAGCGCGCGCGTTGGTTAAATAGGAAGGATTATGTATGTATAAGGCTATCGGAGGAGGAATCGGACATGTAGCAACTGGTCTGGTGGTTATAATCGTACTGCGGCTTATTGATATCAATATATCGCCTGCTGTTGTGGCAGGGATTATGGCTGCGATGGTGATACCCGCATCATATCACGCCTATAATATGGGTAAAAAGGACGGGATGTCCGCTGCTCAGAAGGTTGAGGAAGATCGCACAGACAGGGGAGAGGAGAGTTAGAGACAGAATTGAGACGTTTTACGATTAGACGGTCTCTCTATGAGGGACCGTTATTATTTTTTTAGATAGATACGTTCTGCGTTCTTATGGAAGAGTTTTTCCTGGTCCGCTACGTCGGCGTTGGCGACGATTTCGCGCGATATTTGGACCCAGGTTTGGATATCGGACCGCGTGTTGCAAACGGGCCAGTCGCTGCCCCAGACCACGCGATTCCAGCCAAAGCTGGCGATGCAGTGTTCGACATAAGGGCGTACGGCTTCGGTGGTGGCATTTCCTTCGGCGCAATAGGCGAGGACGCCCGAGATTTTGCATGCGACATTGGGGAGGGTGGCTATTTGTGCGATGCGGTCACGCCAGGGATCTGTCTCGCTATTTGCAATATCCGGTACGCCGCAGTGGTCGAGGATGAATTGGACGTCTGGACATTTTTGCGCGAGGTTGCGGGCGATGGGTAGTTGGTCGGCGCGGAAGCAGAGGTCGAAGGTGAGGTCGTATTTTTCGAGCAGTCGGATGTTTGCCGAGAAGTGATCCGATTGGGAGAGGTCGTCGGGCATGGTGTGCAGGATGCGGCGGAAGCCGACGAGTTTGGGGTGCTGAACAGATTCGATATAGGCTTCAAATCCAGAGGGAGATTCAGGACGGCAGTTGGCGATGACGCCTTCGATTATGGCATTGGGTTGTTCGGATAGTTCATAAACAAATTGCGTTTCGTCCAGCCAGTGGGGGTCATCGGGCGAGGCTTCCATGAAAATGGTGCGCGTGATGCCGCTGCCTTTTGTGAGGGTCAAATAGTCTTCGATGTGGAAGGCATTGCCTTTGAGTGGTGGTAGGCTATCAGTCCACGAATAGGGGTATTTGTCCGGGTAGATGAGGTGTTGATGGGTGTCTAAGATGGGGATGCTCATGGGGTTTTCCTTTGTTGTGTTTTATTTTTTGGGGAGTGGGTTTTGTCGATGGGATTCTTCTATTACGGCGATTTGTGTGCGCACTTGCGCGGGTGTGATGAGGAGTTCGCCATTGTTTTTGAGGGCGTCGTAGATGTTGTTGTAGAAGCGTTCAGGACCGCTTTCGAGTGAGACGGAGGGGGTGTTGTTTTTCTTTTCTTCTTCGAGTGTCCACGTTTCTTCGGTCCAGTCGAGTTCTTCGCGGGTGTACTGTCGGTTTACCGACCAGGTCCACATGTCGTGTTTGGGTGCTTTTTCGGGATCAAAATAACGCCATTTGAGTGCTGATGATCCCCCTGTGAGACCGCCGTAAGTGCCGTTAATGGTGTAGGTGTCGTTTTGCGGGTAATGCAGATAGTTGCTCACGACGATGTCGATTTGGGGTGCCTGTCGTTCGGGGTCGTACAATGTGACGGTGCAGTGATCGTCGGCATCGCCATCAAAGGGGTTGTTGCAGTCCATTCGGGCAAAGACGCTGGGGGTGCGGTCAAAGCCGAAGAGGCAGAGGGCTTGATCGACGGGATGGGGACCTGTGTTGAGCAGACCACCGCCCCAGTTTTCCTGACGGGTTTGCCAGTCCCAGCGCCGCGAAAAACCGCCCCAGGAGGATCGGATGTACACGATTTTGCCCAAAACGCCCGAGTTGATGATTTCCTGGATTTTGTCAAAGTAGGGCTGCAACCGGTTGTTCTGAAAGGGGGCAAAGACGCGGTTGTTATCTCTGGCTGTCTGAACGATGTCGTCGAATTGCGCCACGGTTTTGCAAGTGGGTTTTTCGCATACGACATGGCCACCCGCCTGGAGAGCGGCAATGCTGGCGACGGGGTGCAGGGGCTGGTGCAGGGCGTTGACAAAGAGATCAAATCTACCCGCTTTGATCATGTCTTGCCAGTCTTCATAAGCTTCGGCTCCAAATTGTTCGCGGGCATCGCGCCTGCGCTCGGGCAATTGATCGGCTACGGCTACAATTTTGAATTTGTCGGGCATCTGATTCAATTGTTTGGCGTGGATGTTGTATCCACTGCGACCCTGACCACCGATGGCGACGCGAATGATGTTGTCGTTGGACATGTGCGTTCCTTTGTGAGTTGAGTTTTCGGTATTTCTATTTGAGAAAATAAAAAAGGCGATTCCCAATAGGAATCGCTTCTTCTATTTTACCATTGTCATTCAAACATCTACCACACCTTTATCTGCTTCATCTTCTTGTTTAAATACTAATTCATCGAGGACCAGTACTTTCACATCCTCTACTCGTTTAAGAGCTTTATCATTGGTCAGAAAGACCTGGCAGTTCGCCGTTTTAGCAACAGCAACTTGCAGTGCATCAGGTGTACGTAACCCATACTGCGCTCGAAGAACAGCGGCTTGCTCGGCTATCTCTATATTGACAGGTAACATATAAAAGTTGGCACTATGAAGCAACAAATCGCGATATTCTTTTTGTAGATGAATATGTCCTTGTTTCAGAGGCTGAGTTAAAACTTCCGTCAAGGTAATGGCTGAAGTAAATCCTGTAATGATTCCTTGCTCAATCCTCCGAAAAATCTCCGTAACCAATACATCGTATTCGGGATGCATTTCGATTAAATAAATGATAAGCGGCGTATCGCATCCCAACATTGTCACATCTGCCAATGCGTCATCCAGTGTGATCACTGTCGATGATCCCATTCTTCTCGAAGACTGTCAACATACTTTTGAGGATCTACACCTTTCCAAATTTCTTTGCCTAATCCACGCAACTCCAGGATACTCCGTTTTTTGGTGTCCTGAGGGGCGGTAAGTGCCAAATCATGAACCGTCATCTCTAACAAGCGTAAACGCTCTGATGCAGGTAAAGGTTTAACATATTTTTTATAAACTTCTTCCAGATGATCCGCCATGCCATCTCCTTTCACTACATCTAACAGGCTACCGCTTACAGGCAATCCTCCTGATTATACTCACTTTTTATTTTTTAAGCAAGCTGAGATGTAATATTGTACGGATTGACAATCTAAGTTTGGCACTATTGTATATAATCCCCTATCAACCGATTTCTAAAAAAAGAAAGACCGCGAGATATTTCGATTCGTGGTCTTTACTTTATAGGTGATGCGCGGCTAATCCGCGTCTTTTACTATTCATACCGCAAGGCTTCAACCGGATTGGCAGTTGCGGCTTTGAAGGCGTGATAGGCTACAGTTACAGAAGAAATTGTCAAGGTGAGCAGTCCCCCAACTAGAAAAGGACTAACACCCAGATGGATTCGATATGGAAAGCTCTGGAGCCAGACCTCCGCAACATAATAAGATATAGGATAGGCAAGCAAGTTTGCATATATAACCAATTTTGAGAACTCCTTCGAGAGTAATACCACGATGTTGATACCGGAAGCACCGAGGACTTTTCGCACGCCCACTTCCTTTGTTCTTTCTTCTGTGGAAAAAGCTGCAAGGCTGAATAGCCCCAGACAAGCAATAGAAATTGCGATCACGGCAAAAGTACCTATAATGTGTGCCTGTCTTTCTTCAGCGCGATACAGTTGATCAAACCGGTCGTCTAAAAAGAAAAATTCAAATGGGCGATTGGGGTTAAATTCTTTCCATCTGCGTTTTAGGAAACTTAGTACATTCTGAACATCTGACCCTGAAATCCGTACTGACAAAAAAGCATAATAGTAAGACTTTTCAATAGTATCAATGTGAAATAAGATGGGTTCAATAGATCTATGTAAAGAATGGTAGTGAAAATCTTTTACAAGGCCGAT
This window of the Gemmatimonadota bacterium genome carries:
- a CDS encoding SDR family oxidoreductase, with the translated sequence MQLKDKIAIVVGAGQSAGETIGNGRATAIRFARAGAHVLLVDKDVASAEETARMIAQEKGSASVLGADITIEDDCRAIGETCVQRYRRIDILHNNVGTLRGDGGSVDLSGEGWQRLMDINLKGLFLTCKYVLPIMRAQRSGVIVNISSTAAVCFRPRTLAYKIAKAGINALTQNLALENAPYGVRVNAILPGLMDTPMAIESRVQDQGVNRDALRKERAEQVPLEQKMGSAWDVAAAAVFLASEEARYITGVLLPVDGGLSARVG
- a CDS encoding amidohydrolase family protein encodes the protein MSIPILDTHQHLIYPDKYPYSWTDSLPPLKGNAFHIEDYLTLTKGSGITRTIFMEASPDDPHWLDETQFVYELSEQPNAIIEGVIANCRPESPSGFEAYIESVQHPKLVGFRRILHTMPDDLSQSDHFSANIRLLEKYDLTFDLCFRADQLPIARNLAQKCPDVQFILDHCGVPDIANSETDPWRDRIAQIATLPNVACKISGVLAYCAEGNATTEAVRPYVEHCIASFGWNRVVWGSDWPVCNTRSDIQTWVQISREIVANADVADQEKLFHKNAERIYLKK
- a CDS encoding Gfo/Idh/MocA family oxidoreductase translates to MSNDNIIRVAIGGQGRSGYNIHAKQLNQMPDKFKIVAVADQLPERRRDAREQFGAEAYEDWQDMIKAGRFDLFVNALHQPLHPVASIAALQAGGHVVCEKPTCKTVAQFDDIVQTARDNNRVFAPFQNNRLQPYFDKIQEIINSGVLGKIVYIRSSWGGFSRRWDWQTRQENWGGGLLNTGPHPVDQALCLFGFDRTPSVFARMDCNNPFDGDADDHCTVTLYDPERQAPQIDIVVSNYLHYPQNDTYTINGTYGGLTGGSSALKWRYFDPEKAPKHDMWTWSVNRQYTREELDWTEETWTLEEEKKNNTPSVSLESGPERFYNNIYDALKNNGELLITPAQVRTQIAVIEESHRQNPLPKK
- a CDS encoding PIN domain-containing protein encodes the protein MGSSTVITLDDALADVTMLGCDTPLIIYLIEMHPEYDVLVTEIFRRIEQGIITGFTSAITLTEVLTQPLKQGHIHLQKEYRDLLLHSANFYMLPVNIEIAEQAAVLRAQYGLRTPDALQVAVAKTANCQVFLTNDKALKRVEDVKVLVLDELVFKQEDEADKGVVDV